One genomic window of Luteitalea pratensis includes the following:
- a CDS encoding PD40 domain-containing protein: MFVADWSGSFGLWTVPVRDGKPGGPPVLVKADIGRIDAIGSTSTGSYYYNYRYDSGTRTFVARAAGSQGALPVPDRITADFAGGHAAWSPDGTRVAFIRQRTSGGLAIHELGIRDTATGEERIFNSRAVAPPRPVWFHTGQSLLVFAPDDGEPTAPSGPASMSPWMRSGAFFVVDVPTGRFTRALPVLSERYRLSRIAVLSPDDRTLYTMGDALSSSQVSFDDLLAVDLAQQTERVIASVSSPGDWRALPPGVDLALSPDGRTLAVSSRAGNRDGNRPWRSEQTTLFVVGVDGKDQRELHGPYVSNTLARVAWSRDGRTINFVRETGDNDWEVMAIPREGGNPVTTGLGRQALRRTTAEQATSERFERLSAALHGFGVHPDGSSLLFSSDVNPRFEVWALDGVNAVTRR; the protein is encoded by the coding sequence ATGTTCGTGGCGGACTGGTCCGGCAGCTTCGGCCTGTGGACTGTGCCGGTGCGCGATGGCAAGCCGGGCGGGCCGCCAGTGCTGGTCAAGGCCGACATCGGCCGGATCGATGCGATCGGCTCGACCTCGACCGGCTCGTACTACTACAACTACCGCTACGACTCCGGAACCAGGACCTTCGTTGCACGCGCGGCCGGCTCGCAAGGCGCTCTGCCGGTGCCAGACCGAATCACGGCCGACTTCGCCGGAGGGCACGCGGCGTGGTCACCGGATGGCACACGCGTAGCGTTCATCCGGCAGCGCACGTCGGGCGGGCTGGCAATCCACGAGCTGGGAATCCGCGACACCGCGACAGGCGAGGAGCGCATCTTCAACTCACGCGCCGTCGCTCCCCCACGGCCCGTCTGGTTCCACACGGGTCAGTCGCTCCTTGTCTTCGCACCGGACGATGGCGAGCCAACCGCCCCGTCGGGGCCAGCGTCCATGTCCCCCTGGATGAGGAGCGGTGCGTTCTTCGTCGTGGACGTGCCGACCGGCCGCTTCACCAGGGCGCTTCCCGTGTTGTCGGAGCGGTACCGTCTGAGTCGGATTGCCGTCCTGTCGCCCGATGACCGCACGCTCTACACCATGGGCGATGCCCTGTCGAGCAGCCAGGTAAGCTTCGATGATCTCCTGGCCGTCGATCTGGCACAGCAGACCGAGCGCGTGATCGCCTCAGTGTCGTCGCCCGGTGACTGGCGCGCGCTGCCGCCTGGAGTCGACCTCGCCCTCAGTCCCGATGGACGCACGCTTGCGGTATCGAGTCGAGCCGGGAACCGCGATGGCAATCGACCCTGGCGCAGCGAACAGACCACGCTTTTCGTTGTCGGTGTCGACGGCAAGGACCAGCGGGAGTTGCACGGGCCGTACGTCAGCAACACGCTCGCCAGGGTGGCGTGGAGCCGCGATGGCCGCACCATCAACTTCGTCCGGGAGACTGGTGACAATGACTGGGAGGTGATGGCCATTCCGCGCGAAGGCGGCAACCCGGTTACGACGGGGCTCGGCCGGCAGGCGCTCCGCAGGACCACGGCGGAGCAAGCGACCAGCGAAAGGTTCGAGCGCCTCAGCGCCGCCCTGCACGGCTTCGGCGTGCATCCAGATGGGTCGTCGCTCCTCTTCAGCAGCGACGTGAATCCGAGATTCGAGGTCTGGGCGCTGGACGGCGTGAACGCCGTGACACGAAGGTAG
- a CDS encoding exo-beta-N-acetylmuramidase NamZ domain-containing protein, whose translation MPRMFVTVACLLACLLTQVPSTLGQPAARPTTPASRAARPSAATVGAARYDLARLGEIKRVVEAAIARKELPGAVVAVGTEAGVAWQASIGRRAIQPTPEPMTADTIFDAASLTKVVATTTAIMMLVEQGKLRLTDRVALHVPGFEKYGKRDITIRHLLTHSSGLRPDLEFNPEWNGYDTAISKAIDEVPAARPDERVIYSDINFFLLGHIVGVVSGEPLDEFTRAHVFVPLGMKDTMFKPPASLVKRIAPTEKCRPISFPCGQDDGTWLRGVVHDPTARRMNNVAGHAGLFTTAADLARFARMLINGGRLEGVRILAPLTVARMTSPSTAPGERNVRGLGWDINSSFSANKGDLLPSRSFGHTGFTGTSLWIDPGTKTFIVFLSNRVHPDGKGDVTALRARVANVVAGAIRIAPTPLADTHDFAQAPPSGAVAGRAAAVRTLTGIDVLQAEGFSRLAGRKIGLLTNHTGRTRGGQSTIDAFFAAKNLTVVALFSPEHGIRGILDEEIPSSVDEKTGLTIHSLYGKTRRATPEMLQGIDTMVVDLQDIGSRFYTYMSSLGYLLEAAAPRGIEVVVLDRPNPINGWQIEGPKPDALPEGAERSFIAYFPTMPVRHGMTLGELAKLFNDERKIGAKLTVVEMKGWSREEWWDETALMWVNPSPNMRSLTQATLYPGIGAVEYANLSVGRGTDAPFERIGAPWIEGVPLAEALNARNLPGIRFYPILFTPTSSVYKGEECQGVYFIVSDRTALRPVRVGLELVSVISKLFPGKLDLKRTATLYGSADQLARALTGEDPAQLEAQWAADEVNWRTLRSKYLIYR comes from the coding sequence ATGCCGCGCATGTTCGTGACCGTCGCGTGTCTTCTCGCCTGCCTGCTCACGCAGGTGCCATCCACGCTCGGGCAGCCAGCGGCTCGCCCCACCACTCCTGCCTCGCGCGCGGCCCGGCCGTCTGCAGCCACCGTCGGCGCTGCTCGCTACGATCTTGCCCGCCTCGGCGAGATCAAGAGGGTGGTTGAAGCCGCCATCGCCCGCAAGGAGCTGCCTGGAGCGGTGGTGGCAGTGGGTACGGAAGCCGGCGTCGCCTGGCAGGCGTCGATCGGCCGGCGCGCCATTCAGCCCACTCCAGAGCCGATGACGGCCGACACGATCTTCGACGCCGCCTCGCTCACCAAGGTGGTCGCGACGACGACGGCGATCATGATGCTGGTCGAGCAGGGCAAGCTGAGGCTGACCGACCGCGTCGCCCTGCACGTGCCCGGCTTCGAGAAGTACGGCAAGCGCGACATCACGATCCGGCACCTGCTCACGCACTCGTCCGGCCTGCGGCCCGACCTCGAGTTCAATCCCGAGTGGAACGGTTACGACACGGCCATCAGCAAGGCCATCGACGAAGTGCCCGCGGCGCGTCCTGACGAGCGCGTCATCTACTCCGACATCAACTTCTTCCTGCTGGGACACATCGTCGGCGTCGTTTCCGGCGAACCGCTCGACGAGTTCACGCGCGCGCATGTCTTCGTGCCGCTCGGCATGAAGGACACGATGTTCAAGCCGCCGGCATCACTGGTCAAGCGCATCGCACCGACCGAGAAGTGCCGTCCCATCTCCTTTCCGTGCGGGCAGGACGACGGGACGTGGCTGCGCGGAGTGGTCCACGACCCGACTGCGCGGCGCATGAACAACGTCGCCGGCCACGCCGGCCTCTTCACCACGGCCGCCGACCTCGCGCGGTTCGCGCGGATGCTGATCAACGGCGGGCGACTCGAAGGCGTCCGCATTCTTGCGCCGCTCACCGTGGCGCGAATGACGTCGCCGTCGACCGCGCCAGGCGAACGGAACGTGCGCGGGCTCGGGTGGGACATCAACTCCAGCTTCTCGGCCAACAAGGGCGACCTGCTGCCGTCCCGCTCCTTCGGCCACACGGGCTTCACGGGCACCTCCCTGTGGATCGATCCCGGCACGAAGACGTTCATCGTCTTCCTCTCCAATCGGGTCCACCCGGATGGCAAGGGCGACGTGACCGCGCTGCGCGCGCGCGTGGCCAATGTCGTCGCTGGAGCGATTCGCATCGCACCGACCCCGCTCGCGGACACGCACGACTTCGCGCAGGCGCCGCCGTCTGGTGCTGTTGCCGGGCGCGCGGCCGCGGTCCGCACGCTGACGGGCATCGACGTGCTGCAGGCCGAGGGCTTCTCGCGCCTCGCGGGCCGGAAGATCGGTTTGCTCACGAACCACACCGGCAGGACGCGCGGCGGCCAGTCGACGATCGACGCGTTCTTCGCGGCGAAGAACCTGACAGTTGTGGCGCTGTTCAGCCCCGAGCACGGAATCCGGGGCATTCTCGACGAAGAGATCCCGTCGTCGGTCGACGAGAAGACAGGCCTGACGATCCACTCGTTGTACGGGAAGACCCGCCGCGCCACACCGGAGATGCTGCAGGGCATCGACACGATGGTCGTGGACCTGCAGGACATCGGCAGTCGCTTCTACACGTACATGTCGTCGCTCGGTTACCTGCTGGAGGCGGCTGCGCCGCGTGGCATCGAGGTGGTCGTGCTGGACCGTCCCAATCCGATCAACGGCTGGCAAATCGAGGGGCCGAAGCCGGACGCCCTCCCCGAAGGTGCCGAGCGCAGTTTCATCGCCTACTTCCCGACGATGCCGGTGCGGCACGGCATGACGCTGGGGGAGCTCGCAAAGCTGTTCAACGACGAGCGCAAGATCGGCGCGAAGCTGACCGTCGTCGAGATGAAGGGCTGGTCGCGCGAGGAATGGTGGGACGAAACGGCACTGATGTGGGTAAACCCGTCGCCCAACATGCGCAGCTTGACGCAGGCGACGTTGTACCCGGGAATCGGCGCCGTGGAGTACGCGAACCTGTCGGTCGGCCGCGGCACCGATGCACCGTTCGAGCGCATCGGCGCGCCGTGGATCGAGGGCGTGCCACTGGCGGAAGCCCTGAATGCGCGCAACCTGCCGGGCATCCGCTTCTATCCGATCCTGTTCACGCCGACCTCGAGCGTCTACAAGGGCGAGGAATGCCAGGGCGTGTACTTCATCGTCAGCGACCGCACGGCCTTGCGACCGGTGCGGGTCGGCCTCGAGCTCGTGAGCGTCATCTCGAAACTGTTCCCGGGCAAGCTCGATCTGAAGCGGACCGCGACCCTGTACGGATCGGCCGATCAGCTCGCACGCGCGTTGACCGGAGAGGATCCAGCGCAGCTCGAGGCGCAGTGGGCCGCCGACGAAGTCAACTGGCGCACGTTGCGGTCGAAGTATTTGATTTACAGGTAA
- a CDS encoding 3-hydroxyacyl-CoA dehydrogenase/enoyl-CoA hydratase family protein, with product MSIPLRRAIVVGAGTMGAQIAAHMANAGVEVHLLDVDAAAAAAGWKRALALKPDPLFTPAHAALVRTGAIDDAAFGEADWIVEAIVERLEPKRSLFERIDRQRGLDTIVSSNTSGLPLASLVEGRSEAFALHFVGTHFFNPPRYMPLVEVIPVAATSEDTIARARHWLDVRLGRSVVVARDSPNFIANHIGLYGLFKVLQAWEQGPFDIDTIDAMTGPAIGRPKSATFRTIDITGLDVATQVARNFVERTSDAGLQRLFTMGPRIAGLVERGWIGEKAGQGFFKRSRGAGGASDILVLDPATFAYVPRVPVARPVLDALRDQRGGAGGRIKALMLGKAEESAFTRDTLGDTLLYTARVWQTIAHDIDDVDRAMRWGFGWDLGPFEIIDAIGIKELLGVMRAQAPTDGRLGEPALPKAEEAPPLLADALAAGRNTIRTPGAFRPEPAELLILAGARDRQSVVTSNAAASVLDTGDGIFAVELHSKMNAIGGDTLAMLQAGVDRAERDGIGLILATQGQAFSAGANLMLVLMDAQEGEWDSIDAMVRVFQRTVLSFRDAQVPVVNAINGLTLGGATEMALHAAGVQAAAETYMGLVEVGVGLIPAGCGTKEMLWRANQQRPSRQADALPFVQKAFETIGFGMVSTSAPHARTLGYLRNGDGISMNRSRLHADARELVQARAAGYVPGHAPAAIAVGGPDVLAALTLGVHLAHRAGRIGDHDATIGRKLAWILAGGNVPHATDESEAYLLDLEREAFLSLCGEPKTQERIAYTLKTGKTMRN from the coding sequence GTGTCCATCCCCCTTCGCAGAGCCATCGTGGTCGGCGCCGGAACGATGGGCGCCCAGATTGCCGCGCACATGGCCAATGCCGGTGTCGAGGTCCACTTGCTGGACGTCGATGCCGCCGCGGCCGCGGCCGGATGGAAGCGAGCGCTCGCGCTCAAGCCGGATCCGCTCTTCACGCCTGCACATGCGGCGCTCGTCCGCACCGGCGCCATCGACGATGCGGCATTCGGGGAGGCGGATTGGATCGTCGAGGCCATCGTCGAGCGCCTCGAACCGAAGCGCAGCCTCTTCGAGCGGATCGATCGACAACGGGGGCTCGACACCATTGTCAGCTCCAACACCTCGGGGCTGCCGCTGGCCAGCCTCGTCGAGGGCCGCTCCGAGGCATTCGCCCTGCACTTCGTCGGCACGCACTTCTTCAATCCACCCCGTTACATGCCGCTCGTCGAGGTCATCCCGGTGGCCGCGACCAGCGAGGACACCATCGCTCGCGCCAGGCACTGGCTCGACGTCCGGCTCGGCCGCAGCGTTGTCGTCGCCAGGGACTCGCCGAACTTCATCGCCAACCACATCGGCCTGTACGGGCTGTTCAAGGTGCTGCAGGCCTGGGAGCAGGGGCCGTTCGACATCGACACGATCGACGCGATGACGGGCCCGGCCATCGGCCGTCCCAAGAGCGCGACGTTCCGGACGATCGACATTACTGGTCTGGATGTGGCAACGCAGGTCGCGCGGAATTTCGTCGAACGTACCAGCGACGCCGGACTCCAGCGCCTGTTCACGATGGGGCCGCGCATCGCCGGTCTGGTCGAGCGTGGCTGGATCGGCGAGAAGGCCGGCCAGGGCTTCTTCAAGCGCTCCAGGGGCGCCGGCGGGGCCTCCGACATCCTCGTGCTCGACCCGGCGACGTTTGCATACGTGCCGCGCGTGCCGGTGGCTCGTCCCGTGCTCGATGCGCTTCGCGACCAGCGGGGCGGCGCTGGCGGCCGCATCAAGGCGTTGATGCTCGGCAAGGCCGAGGAATCGGCGTTCACACGGGACACGCTTGGAGACACGCTCCTCTACACCGCGCGCGTCTGGCAGACCATCGCCCACGACATCGACGATGTCGATCGCGCGATGCGGTGGGGATTCGGTTGGGATCTCGGCCCGTTCGAGATCATCGACGCCATCGGGATCAAGGAGCTGTTGGGCGTCATGCGCGCACAGGCGCCAACAGACGGCCGGCTCGGAGAGCCGGCCCTACCCAAAGCCGAAGAGGCTCCCCCGTTGCTGGCGGACGCGCTGGCCGCCGGCCGCAACACGATTCGCACGCCCGGCGCATTCCGTCCCGAGCCAGCGGAGTTGCTGATCCTTGCCGGGGCACGCGATCGGCAGTCCGTGGTCACCAGCAATGCCGCGGCTTCGGTACTCGACACCGGCGACGGCATCTTCGCCGTCGAACTGCACTCGAAGATGAACGCGATCGGTGGCGACACGCTGGCGATGCTGCAGGCGGGCGTCGATCGCGCCGAACGCGATGGCATCGGGCTCATCCTCGCGACGCAAGGGCAGGCGTTCTCGGCCGGCGCCAACCTGATGCTCGTGCTGATGGACGCCCAGGAGGGCGAATGGGACTCGATCGATGCCATGGTGCGCGTGTTCCAGCGCACCGTGTTGTCGTTTCGAGACGCGCAAGTGCCGGTGGTGAACGCCATCAACGGGCTGACGCTGGGCGGGGCCACCGAGATGGCGCTGCATGCCGCGGGCGTGCAGGCCGCGGCCGAGACGTACATGGGGCTCGTCGAGGTTGGTGTCGGCCTCATTCCGGCCGGGTGTGGCACCAAGGAGATGTTGTGGCGTGCGAACCAGCAGCGACCGTCCAGGCAGGCCGACGCCCTGCCGTTCGTGCAGAAGGCGTTCGAGACGATCGGCTTCGGTATGGTCTCGACCAGCGCGCCGCACGCGCGGACGCTGGGCTACCTGCGCAACGGTGACGGCATCAGCATGAACCGCAGCCGGCTGCACGCGGACGCGCGCGAACTCGTGCAGGCGCGGGCCGCGGGCTACGTGCCGGGCCATGCGCCGGCGGCGATCGCCGTCGGCGGACCCGATGTGCTCGCGGCGCTCACGCTTGGGGTGCACCTTGCGCATCGTGCGGGACGCATCGGCGACCACGACGCGACCATCGGCCGCAAGCTCGCGTGGATTCTCGCCGGCGGGAACGTGCCGCATGCGACCGACGAGTCGGAAGCGTACCTCCTCGATCTGGAGCGCGAGGCATTCCTGAGCCTCTGCGGGGAACCGAAGACGCAGGAGCGGATTGCGTACACGCTGAAGACCGGCAAGACCATGAGGAACTGA
- a CDS encoding alpha/beta fold hydrolase, translating into MVIAGQGPTLLLIPGIQGRWEWTKPAVEALAQRHRVVSYSLCGERQAVPPLVARSFDDLVLQALNALNRATDGPAVVCGVSYGGLIALRLAARYPARVRALVLASPLNADFSPDERMRRWVAHPRLNAPAFLAGSPGRIVPELRAAHGRSWVPRAIGLLSRVVRAPHSPDRMAERMRMLASEDFVADCVTASQPTLLITGETGLDRIVPAEASCRMLTWLPNARHVTLDRTGHWGLVTRRDAFAREVTQFVETLP; encoded by the coding sequence ATGGTCATCGCCGGCCAGGGCCCGACCCTGTTGCTCATCCCCGGCATCCAGGGGCGCTGGGAATGGACCAAGCCGGCCGTCGAGGCCCTCGCGCAACGTCACCGCGTGGTGAGCTACTCGCTGTGTGGGGAGCGCCAGGCCGTGCCACCACTCGTGGCACGGTCGTTCGACGACCTCGTCCTCCAGGCCCTCAATGCGCTCAATCGCGCCACCGACGGCCCGGCCGTCGTCTGCGGCGTCTCGTATGGAGGACTGATCGCATTGCGACTGGCGGCCCGCTATCCCGCCCGGGTGCGGGCGCTGGTGCTGGCCTCGCCGCTGAACGCGGACTTCTCGCCGGACGAACGCATGCGCCGGTGGGTGGCGCATCCGCGCCTGAACGCGCCGGCCTTCCTGGCAGGGTCGCCGGGACGAATCGTCCCGGAGCTCCGGGCCGCGCACGGCCGCAGTTGGGTGCCGCGCGCGATCGGCCTGCTGAGCCGAGTCGTGCGGGCGCCGCACTCGCCCGATCGGATGGCCGAGCGGATGCGAATGCTGGCGAGCGAGGATTTCGTGGCCGACTGCGTCACCGCGAGCCAACCGACACTGCTCATCACCGGCGAGACGGGTCTCGACCGCATCGTCCCGGCCGAGGCGAGTTGCCGGATGCTGACGTGGCTGCCCAATGCCCGCCACGTGACTCTCGATCGGACGGGACACTGGGGCCTCGTGACGCGACGCGATGCGTTCGCGCGGGAGGTCACGCAATTCGTGGAGACACTACCGTGA
- a CDS encoding thiolase family protein — translation MTDAVLVAAVRTPVGKAPHGHFRHVRPDDLAALVLKAALDRVPGLEPAAVDDVVMGCAMPEGEQGMNVARIASLRAGVPHSASAVTVNRFCASGLEAIACAVDRVRGGSADVVLAGGTESMSLVPMGGHKIAPNPVLVASYPDVYLTTGLVAENHAREYRISREAQDAFAYESHRRAIAAQDAGRFDAEIVPVHTTRLSVSGANALATEQVTISADEGPRRDTSIEALARLRPAFHTNGTVTAGNASQMSDGAAAVVVMSEARARALGVQPLARLVAYATAGVEPERFGIGPVPAVRKVLARAGLTLADIDLIEINEAFASQVLACTHDLELDLTKVNVNGGAIALGHPLGCTGAKLTATLLHELARRRGRYGIVTMCVGGGMGAAGIFERM, via the coding sequence GTGACCGATGCCGTCCTCGTTGCTGCTGTTCGGACTCCCGTCGGCAAGGCACCTCACGGCCACTTCCGGCATGTACGCCCGGACGACCTCGCGGCGCTCGTGTTGAAGGCCGCTCTCGATCGCGTCCCAGGACTGGAACCTGCCGCGGTGGACGACGTCGTCATGGGCTGCGCGATGCCGGAGGGCGAGCAGGGGATGAACGTGGCGCGCATCGCGAGCCTGCGTGCGGGCGTGCCGCACAGCGCCTCGGCGGTGACGGTGAACCGCTTCTGCGCGTCGGGCCTCGAAGCGATCGCGTGTGCGGTCGATCGCGTACGTGGCGGCAGCGCGGACGTGGTGCTTGCCGGGGGCACGGAGTCCATGAGCCTCGTGCCCATGGGCGGCCACAAGATCGCGCCGAACCCGGTCCTGGTCGCGTCGTACCCGGACGTCTACCTCACGACCGGCCTGGTTGCCGAGAATCACGCCCGCGAGTACCGCATCTCGCGCGAGGCCCAGGACGCGTTTGCTTACGAGAGCCATCGTCGCGCCATCGCGGCGCAGGATGCGGGCCGATTCGATGCCGAGATCGTGCCGGTGCACACGACGCGGCTGTCGGTGTCGGGCGCCAATGCACTCGCCACCGAGCAGGTGACGATCTCGGCCGACGAGGGGCCGAGGCGCGACACGTCGATCGAAGCGCTGGCCAGGCTGCGTCCGGCGTTCCATACCAACGGGACGGTGACTGCCGGGAACGCATCGCAGATGAGCGATGGCGCGGCAGCCGTCGTGGTCATGAGCGAGGCCCGGGCGCGTGCGCTCGGCGTGCAACCACTGGCCAGGCTCGTGGCCTACGCGACGGCCGGTGTGGAACCGGAACGCTTCGGGATCGGACCGGTTCCTGCGGTCCGCAAGGTCCTGGCGCGAGCGGGTCTCACCCTGGCCGACATCGACCTCATCGAAATCAACGAGGCATTCGCGAGCCAGGTGCTTGCCTGCACGCATGATCTCGAACTCGACCTCACGAAGGTGAATGTCAACGGCGGTGCGATCGCCCTGGGGCATCCGCTCGGGTGTACCGGTGCCAAGCTGACCGCAACGCTCCTGCACGAGCTCGCACGGCGCCGTGGCCGCTACGGCATCGTCACCATGTGCGTCGGCGGCGGCATGGGCGCAGCGGGCATATTCGAGAGAATGTAG
- a CDS encoding 1,4-dihydroxy-6-naphthoate synthase: MRELTFGYSPCPNDTYAFHALAHGLTDAPFRVRPVLLDIEELNRRAHAGEFDLTKLSVGAFASIGDRYRLLRSGAALGHAVGPLVVARTPMTLAEAVSRKVAIPGTETTAYRLLRLAAAGLPPSTGFGVPGGEPALPPVNVVPTLAREGLAEQAPTSLVEMRYDRILRAIADGEVDAGLIIHESRFTYADHGLVKVIDLGDWWEKETGLPVPLAGICARADLGDDVRMAAERAIRASVQYAFDHPDASREYVRAHAQEMSDEVCAQHIALYVNEHSLDIGDDGLRAIARLVEGPLSECDAVPGQVGPALRARPREHKIGSAGNH, encoded by the coding sequence ATGCGCGAGCTGACGTTCGGCTACTCGCCGTGCCCGAACGACACGTATGCGTTCCACGCGCTGGCGCACGGGCTCACCGACGCCCCGTTCCGGGTCCGCCCAGTGTTGCTCGACATCGAGGAACTGAACCGCCGGGCGCACGCGGGCGAGTTCGACCTGACCAAGTTGAGCGTGGGCGCGTTTGCGAGCATTGGCGACCGTTATCGCCTGCTGCGCAGCGGCGCCGCGCTGGGACATGCCGTCGGCCCGCTCGTCGTGGCACGCACGCCAATGACGTTGGCTGAGGCGGTAAGCCGCAAGGTGGCCATCCCCGGGACAGAAACGACGGCCTATCGGCTGCTGCGCCTGGCGGCGGCCGGGCTCCCGCCGTCTACCGGCTTTGGCGTGCCAGGCGGAGAGCCGGCCCTCCCCCCCGTCAACGTTGTTCCGACGCTGGCCCGCGAGGGACTCGCGGAGCAGGCCCCCACATCGCTCGTGGAGATGCGCTATGACCGGATCCTGCGGGCCATCGCGGATGGCGAAGTGGACGCCGGGCTGATCATCCATGAGAGTCGCTTCACCTACGCCGATCACGGACTCGTGAAGGTGATCGATCTCGGCGACTGGTGGGAGAAGGAGACCGGCCTTCCCGTTCCGCTCGCCGGGATCTGCGCCCGCGCCGATCTGGGCGACGACGTGCGGATGGCGGCCGAGCGGGCCATTCGGGCATCGGTGCAGTACGCGTTCGATCACCCGGATGCGAGCCGCGAGTACGTCCGCGCTCACGCGCAGGAGATGTCCGACGAGGTCTGCGCGCAGCACATCGCGCTGTACGTCAACGAGCACAGTCTCGACATTGGCGACGATGGTTTGCGCGCCATCGCGCGGCTGGTCGAGGGTCCGCTCTCCGAGTGCGACGCGGTGCCCGGGCAGGTAGGGCCGGCTCTCCGAGCCCGGCCTCGAGAGCATAAGATCGGATCTGCCGGAAATCACTGA
- a CDS encoding acyl-CoA dehydrogenase family protein, which translates to MTMTSQFGGAWLLGETSQDDVFRPEDRNDEHRMIAATAQAFIEQEVIPRNDALEAKNWAVARQLMRHCGELGLLGVDVPEDFGGVGLDTVSSVLVSEAMGRHASFATTAGAHMGLCVVPLLWFGTPAQRSRYLPGLVAGEIVGAYGLSEAGSGSDALGARATATPLPDGGYELNGEKLWITNCGFADLFVVFAKVNGDHFTAFLVPRTTPGVTPGREEHKMGLHGSSTAPLLLQGARVGADAVLGEVGKGHKVAFTVLNYGRFKLGAMTTGGARQALKEAAKYAATRRQFGQPIADFGAIKLKLSEMAARLYAGESALFRVAGSLDHGGTPHEARSRVFEQHAVEASILKVLASETLQYVLDENIQIHGGNGFVRDYPAEGYYRDARVNRIFEGTNEINRLLLAGQLVRRAARGEVALIAAARALPEQLLTLPITPPEEAGALLRHVASGLKQATVMLLGAAMQRYQEQIADEQEVLVWIADMAIDAYAVDSTVLRALRVIGEAEPEVAASHRDAALIVASEAALRADALLRRALPAVLEGDMLRIALSGARRLLKMPAADQRPWRRSLAAACVARPGAVFGEPARHGMLAG; encoded by the coding sequence ATGACAATGACATCCCAGTTCGGTGGCGCGTGGCTGCTCGGCGAGACCTCGCAGGACGATGTGTTCAGGCCCGAGGACCGCAACGACGAGCATCGGATGATCGCCGCGACGGCGCAGGCCTTCATCGAGCAGGAGGTGATCCCGCGGAATGACGCGCTCGAGGCCAAGAACTGGGCCGTCGCGCGGCAATTGATGCGCCACTGCGGTGAACTGGGCCTGCTGGGCGTGGACGTCCCGGAGGACTTCGGCGGCGTCGGACTGGACACCGTCAGTTCCGTGCTCGTCTCGGAGGCGATGGGCCGGCACGCGTCGTTTGCGACGACTGCGGGCGCCCACATGGGTCTTTGCGTCGTGCCGCTGCTGTGGTTCGGCACACCGGCGCAGCGATCGCGGTACCTGCCCGGACTCGTCGCCGGCGAGATCGTGGGCGCGTACGGCCTCAGCGAGGCCGGGTCAGGATCAGACGCCTTGGGGGCGCGTGCGACGGCAACGCCGCTGCCCGACGGCGGCTACGAACTCAACGGGGAGAAGCTCTGGATCACCAATTGCGGGTTCGCGGACCTCTTCGTCGTGTTCGCGAAGGTGAACGGCGATCACTTCACGGCGTTCCTCGTGCCCCGGACGACGCCTGGCGTCACGCCAGGTCGCGAGGAGCACAAGATGGGCCTGCACGGCTCGTCAACGGCGCCGTTGCTGCTGCAGGGCGCACGCGTCGGCGCCGACGCCGTGCTCGGTGAAGTCGGGAAGGGACACAAGGTCGCCTTCACCGTGCTCAACTACGGCCGCTTCAAGCTCGGGGCGATGACCACGGGCGGGGCGCGGCAGGCGTTGAAGGAGGCGGCGAAGTACGCGGCCACGCGGCGCCAGTTCGGGCAGCCGATCGCGGACTTCGGTGCGATCAAGTTGAAGCTGTCCGAGATGGCCGCGCGCCTGTACGCCGGCGAGAGCGCGCTCTTCCGCGTCGCCGGATCCCTCGATCACGGCGGCACGCCGCACGAGGCGCGCAGCCGCGTCTTCGAGCAGCACGCGGTGGAGGCGTCGATCCTCAAAGTGCTCGCGAGCGAGACGCTGCAGTACGTGCTCGACGAGAACATCCAGATCCACGGTGGCAACGGTTTCGTGCGCGACTACCCGGCCGAAGGGTATTACCGCGATGCCCGCGTGAACCGCATTTTCGAGGGCACCAACGAGATCAACCGTTTGCTCCTCGCAGGGCAGCTCGTACGTCGCGCTGCCAGGGGCGAGGTCGCGCTGATCGCCGCGGCCCGGGCGTTGCCCGAGCAGTTGCTGACACTGCCCATTACCCCCCCGGAAGAGGCGGGCGCGCTGCTCCGTCATGTGGCCTCCGGCCTCAAGCAGGCCACCGTGATGCTGCTGGGCGCGGCGATGCAGCGCTACCAGGAACAAATCGCCGACGAGCAGGAGGTGCTCGTGTGGATCGCCGACATGGCCATCGACGCCTACGCCGTGGACAGCACTGTCCTGCGTGCCCTGCGGGTGATCGGCGAGGCCGAGCCCGAGGTCGCGGCGAGCCATCGAGACGCGGCGTTGATCGTGGCGAGTGAGGCCGCGCTCCGTGCCGACGCGCTGCTCAGGCGGGCGCTGCCGGCGGTACTCGAGGGCGACATGCTGCGGATCGCGCTGTCGGGTGCGCGTCGGCTCCTCAAGATGCCGGCGGCCGATCAACGCCCGTGGCGCCGGAGCCTCGCTGCCGCTTGCGTCGCCAGGCCGGGCGCGGTCTTCGGCGAGCCCGCACGGCACGGTATGCTTGCCGGGTGA